In Chryseobacterium camelliae, one DNA window encodes the following:
- a CDS encoding VOC family protein, whose translation MKLGAFSVSLSVKDLEKSREFYEKLGFSTMGGDMKQNYLIMKNGTSLIGLFQAMFDGNMLTFNPGWDENAHNLEVFDDVRDIQKHLKDNGITPEKEADESSSGPEHIFLKDPDGNMILIDQHR comes from the coding sequence ATGAAATTAGGAGCCTTTTCCGTAAGCCTGAGTGTGAAAGACCTTGAAAAATCAAGGGAGTTTTATGAAAAGCTGGGATTCAGCACAATGGGCGGAGACATGAAACAGAATTACCTGATCATGAAAAACGGAACTAGCCTGATCGGGCTTTTTCAGGCCATGTTCGACGGGAATATGCTTACATTCAACCCGGGATGGGATGAGAATGCGCATAACCTGGAGGTATTCGATGACGTCCGGGATATACAGAAGCACCTTAAAGACAATGGCATCACGCCTGAAAAAGAAGCGGACGAATCTTCTTCAGGCCCGGAACACATCTTCCTGAAAGATCCGGACGGGAATATGATCCTGATAGATCAGCACAGATAA